A stretch of Rhododendron vialii isolate Sample 1 chromosome 4a, ASM3025357v1 DNA encodes these proteins:
- the LOC131324151 gene encoding TNF receptor-associated factor homolog 1b-like isoform X3, protein MAGISREDSGVGSSTEGFSSGQQLCESGEALAEWRSSEQLENGTPSTSPPYWDTDDDDDFGPKPCELYGKYTWKIDKFSQINKRELRSNAFEVGGYNWYILIYPQGCDVCNHLSLFLCVANHDKLLPDTLHRFWKKEHDWGWKKFMELSKVLDGFIDADTLIIKAQVQVIRERVDRPFRCLDCQYRRELVRVYLTNVEQICRRFVEDRRSKLGKLIEDKARWSSFCAFWLGIDQNARRRMSREKTDSILRVVVKHFFIEKEVTSTLVMDSLYSGLKALEGLAKSKNGRGKSEDAEDSPIPIVRIDKDMFILVDDVLLLLERAALEPLPPKDDKGPQNRMKDGGSGEDMSKDSIERDERRLTELGRRTIEIFVLAHVFSSKIEVAYQEAVALKRQEELIREEAAWLAETEQKAKRGAAEKEKKSKKKQGKQKRNNRKGKDKGRDEMLDVPLQDSPADEVKDFRTDVVEPVPQNPDTLEDVSDVSDSVDFVPEMLQPDSEDRDASPANWDTDTSEIHPATEASGSGVSGLSSVQNGTRDGNSTSAVDDSSSTCSTDSVPSVVTNGPYKGSLHPNRKSQKSPSRGRNQRGKETTDATDGVKEAHSRPSEPTKAATRPNDPSGSCKAESEVVVHSLQDRIKELEKHMVKKEEEVVSLRRELSTKDQVDTVRPPKEKATTVPASTTIPPKNLPSAMQAKSASKNVAAINPVSLRSPSSDTPQPTAPLVNSAPKFTEKPSVQQMPVTSRPLSAPINSRPRPTAPVASTVQTPPLLARSVSEAGRLGPDPSPATRNSVPQSYRNAIMGTSITSSSTGFTQPHSPRSAINPSQLYSQLPGLTSSPMFLPRSSDRMEPNSVKPSISFGMLNLDVFQNGRPQWVDCPERSSSTRSMHYDDPSSSQQNDVHNPGFYKPVVHRRLQDNISTDSTPACTSGRQTNHGAFTDEFPHLDIINDLLDDEHSIAKQTRASTSFQSFSNGPHHLNRQFSFPLDPGMSSNMGPSTSCRFERARSYHDGRLQRGYGSLSGAHFDALLPDMIPQANPGPFLNEHVDGFLPTQWQMGGSDYSYLGMGNAEGDGYPYHVPDYSNLVCGVNGYTVFRPSNGH, encoded by the exons ATGGCTGGTATTTCACGTGAGGATTCGGGTGTTGGAAGTTCTACAGAAGGATTTTCGAGCGGGCAGCAGCTGTGTGAATCTGGGGAAGCATTAGCAGAATGGCGGTCTTCCGAGCAGCTTGAAAATGGAACCCCATCAACTTCTCCCCCTTACTGGGACACTGATGACGACGACGACTTTG GACCAAAACCTTGCGAGTTATATGGGAAGTATACATGGAAGATAGACAAATTTTCACAGATTAACAAGAGAGAACTTCGCAGTAATGCATTTGAGGTTGGCGGCTACAATTG GTATATTCTAATTTATCCTCAAGGATGTGATGTCTGCAATCATCTATCTTTGTTTCTCTGTGTGGCTAATCACGACAAACTTCTTCCAG ATACATTGCATCGATTCTGGAAGAAAGAGCATGATTGGGGTTGGAAAAAGTTTATGGAGTTGTCTAAAGTGTTGGATGGGTTTATTGATGCTGATACTCTGATTATTAAAGCTCAAGTCCAAGTTATCAG GGAGAGAGTAGATCGTCCCTTTCGCTGCCTTGATTGTCAGTATAGGAGAGAACTTGTTCGCGTATATTTGACAAATGTAGAGCAAATTTGTCGCCGTTTTGTGGAAGATAGAAGAAGCAAGCTTGGGAAATTGATTGAAGATAAAGCTAGATGGTCAAG CTTTTGTGCTTTTTGGTTGGGGATTGACCAAAATGCTAGGCGCCGTATGTCCAGAGAGAAAACAGATTCGATTTTGAGAGTTGTTGTAAAACATTTCTTTATTGAAAAGGAAGTCACATCTACCTTGGTAATGGATTCCTTGTACAGTGGACTGAAAGCCCTTGAAGGCCTGGCCAAGAGCAAGAATGGTAGGGGAAAATCGGAGGACGCTGAAGATTCTCCAATTCCAATTGTTCGTATAGATAAGGATATGTTTATTTTGGTGGATGATGTATTACTGCTACTTGAGAGAGCTGCCTTGGAACCCTTGCCTCCAAAGGATGATAAGGGTCCCCAGAACCGAATGAAG GATGGTGGTTCTGGAGAGGACATGAGTAAGGATTCCATTGAGCGTGATGAAAGGCGTCTTACTGAACTAGGTCGTAGGACTATTGAGATTTTTGTCCTAGCCCATGTATTCAG CAGTAAAATTGAAGTTGCATACCAGGAGGCTGTTGCTTTGAAGAGGCAAGAGGAGCTCATCCGTGAAGAGGCTGCTTGGCTGGCCGAAACTGAGCAGAAAGCAAAACGGGGTGCAgctgaaaaggaaaagaagtcAAAGAAAAAGCAG GGGAAACAAAAACGAAATAACCGCAAGGGGAAAGATAAAGGAAGGGATGAGATGCTTGATGTGCCGCTACAAGATAGTCCTGCTGATGAAGTTAAAGATTTCAGGACTGATGTGGTGGAACCTGTGCCTCAAAACCCTGACACACTGGAAGATGTTTCTGATGTGTCTGATTCAGTAGATTTTGTTCCCGAAATGCTCCAGCCTGATTCTGAAGACAGAGATGCTAGTCCTGCCAACTGGGATACAGACACATCAGAAATTCATCCTGCGACAGAGGCAAGTGGCAGTGGAGTAAGTGGCCTTTCATCCGTACAAAATGGAACAAGAGATGGAAACAGCACATCTGCAGTGGATGATAGCTCATCAACATGTTCCACTGACTCGGTTCCCTCAGTGGTAACAAACGGGCCTTACAAGGGGAGTTTGCATCCCAACCGTAAAAGCCAAAAATCACCAAGCAG AGGGAGGAACCAGCGAGGTAAGGAGACTACTGATGCAACTGATGGGGTGAAAGAAGCCCATAGCCGCCCATCGGAACCTACGAAGGCGGCAACGAGGCCAAATGATCCATCCGGAAGTTGCAAGGCTGAGTCCGAGGTTGTTGTACACTCCTTGCAGGATCGTATAAAGGAGCTTGAGAAACACATGGTGAAGAAG gaagaagaagtagtttctcTGCGAAGAGAATTGAGCACCAAGGACCAGGTTGATACAGTGAGGCCTCCCAAAGAGAAGGCAACAACAGTGCCTGCCTCCACCACCATTCCTCCCAAAAATCTCCCATCGGCTATGCAGGCAAAATCAGCTTCAAAAAATGTCGCAGCCATCAATCCTGTTTCCCTTAGGAGCCCATCTTCAGACACCCCCCAACCAACAGCCCCACTTGTAAATTCAGCTCCGAAGTTTACCGAAAAGCCCTCGGTTCAACAAATGCCGGTCACATCAAGGCCCTTGAGCGCTCCAATTAACTCCAGACCTAGGCCAACTGCTCCTGTTGCTTCCACGGTTCAAACACCACCATTGCTAGCACGTTCAGTGAGCGAAGCTGGGCGGTTGGGTCCTGACCCGTCACCCGCAACTCGTAATTCTGTTCCTCAGTCATATCGAAATGCCATAATGGGAACTTCCATTACCTCAAGTTCAACTGGTTTCACTCAACCTCACTCTCCAAGATCTGCGATTAACCCATCACAGTTGTACTCACAGCTGCCCGGCTTGACATCTTCACCCATGTTCTTACCACGGAGCTCTGATCGGATGGAACCGAACTCAGTGAAACCAAGCATTTCGTTTGGAATGCTCAATCTTGATGTGTTTCAGAATGGACGACCACAGTGGGTGGATTGCCCTGAAAGGAGCAGCAGCACAAGAAGCATGCACTATGATGACCCTTCTTCCTCCCAGCAAAATGACGTTCATAACCCTGGTTTCTACAAGCCTGTTGTACACCGAAGACTGCAGGATAATATCTCTACTGACTCTACTCCTGCTTGTACATCCGGGCGCCAGACCAACCACGGTGCCTTCACTGATGAGTTTCCTCACCTTGACATTATCAATGACCTCCTTGACGATGAACACAGTATCGCTAAGCAAACTAGGGCCAGCACGAGCTTTCAAAGTTTCAGCAACGGCCCCCACCATCTGAATCGGCAGTTCTCTTTCCCCTTGGACCCCGGCATGTCGAGCAACATGGGCCCATCGACTTCTTGCAGGTTTGAGCGAGCACGGAGTTACCACGACGGCAGGTTGCAACGTGGCTATGGCTCTTTAAGTGGAGCCCATTTCGATGCGTTACTACCGGATATGATTCCCCAAGCTAATCCAGGGCCATTTCTGAATGAACATGTCGATGGGTTTCTTCCGACCCAGTGGCAAATGGGTGGGTCTGATTACTCGTATCTTGGCATGGGGAACGCAGAGGGGGATGGTTACCCTTATCATGTCCCAGACTATTCGAACTTGGTTTGCGGTGTTAATGGTTATACTGTATTCCGACCATCGAATGGGCATTGA